A window of candidate division KSB1 bacterium genomic DNA:
TTGACAGAATAATTTATAATCAAAGGAGAAAAAATGGAAAAGTCCAGCGATGCGGCAATCAACCAAAATGCAGAAATTAGTGCAATTAGCAAAGATGAACGAGTGTGGGCTTTGCTATGCCACATCAGCGCCTTTGCGTGTTTTGTCTTCCCTTTTGGCAATATTATTGCGCCATTGATCGTCTGGGTTTTAAAGAAAGATGAATCCCCTTTCATCGACGACCAGGGAAAAGAAGCCCTCAATTTTCAAATAACCGTAACCATATTTTTCTTTATATCGATCATATTGATCTTTGTTGTTGTGGGAATTCCTTTATTAATCGGACTATTTTTCTTCAATATAATTTTTACGATTATTGCGGCTTTAAAAGCCAATGATGGTGAAAAATACAGGTATCCTATCAATATGAGGTTTATTGATTAGGGTCAGAACGAAAACACCCATCATTCTGTCATTCCCGCATGTTTTAAGCGGGAATCTACATTGCTTGGAATAATTAGATCCGGTTCAAAAGTTCAATTTTGTTAACTATGATTTTATTGGGATAGACCTGCTGCTTCTTGCGGAGATAATTCCAGGTAGTGCTGGTATCTTTCCAGGATTTCTCTTACATATTTAACCGGCTCTGAACCCCGGCAGTAACCAAATTCTACTACCACGTCATTGAAAAATTCCGGTTTTGATTTTTGCTCGAGGTAATATTCCACATTGTCTTTCCATATATTGGGATCTCCGCCAAATTTTATGGCAAGGTTCCTCGCGTCCTGGACATGGCCTTGTCCCACATTGTAAGAGGCTAAAATAAACAATTTTCGTTCTTCAGGATCAGGGATAATTTCGATCCAATTAGAATCAAGCCATTGTAAAAAACTGACGCCTGCCTTCAGGTTTTCAACCGGATCGTAGAGATTTGTCACGCCAAACATTTTACCGGTTCTTGATAAGACCTGCATTAAACCGATGGCTCCCATCCATGATTTTGTGGTTGGGTCGAATTGAGATTCCTGGTAGACCTGGGATACCAATAGGCGCCAATCCCAGCCCAGGGAATCGGCATGCTGCTGCAATAGTGAATCATAGGGAGAAATATTGCCCTTGCCGACATAAAGGAATTCGCTTTTAACCCGCTTCTTAAATGCATATCGATTTTTGTAATATTTATTGTAAAGAACATTAAAAAGGGCGCCGGATTTTAATTGTTTTAAGGTTTTGTTAATTGCCTTTTGTAATTCCGGTGAATTTTTTCGAACCGCCCATGCGATTCTCTGGGACAGGCTTACCGGGGTAGCTACATCGATATTATCATAATTCGCTTGGTTAATCAGGGCGACATTTTGATCGGCAATTGCGTACTCAATTTCCTTCCCGGCAACCATTTTAATGAGATCTTCACTGGTCACACCCACCGGCGCTTCGATAATATGAATGTCTCCGCCAATTTCTTCCGATAGATTTTGTAATCTTGAGATGTAGGCCGAGCCTTTGCGAACGTGAACCGAATCGCCGATCAAGTCAACCGGATCGCGAATTAATTCTCGTCCGATTTCATGAAGTTTCATTTTACGCCAGTTATCCGGTTTCCGTTGAACCAGGACTTGCCGGGTTAAGGTGTGATGTTCACTGAAAGCTACTCTTTCTTGCCGTTGTTTGGTAACCGTTAAGTTGAATGCGATCAAATCGCCTACACCTTCGTTTAGCAAGGTGAACATTTCATCCAGGTCGTGAGCCAGCACAATATCGAAATCCAGCCCCATGGAGTCGGCAACCTGGCTCAGGAGTTCATATTCAAATCCCATAGGTTGGCCCCGGTAAATAAAATAGCTGATCGCCGAATACCCGGTAATTGCCGTAAGTTTGCCGCGCTAATTTATCTGGGCCAGATCGATTGCTACTTTAGGTTGGAATTCTTTCTTGCTTTGACAACTCAGAGTAAGAATT
This region includes:
- a CDS encoding transporter substrate-binding domain-containing protein, coding for MGFEYELLSQVADSMGLDFDIVLAHDLDEMFTLLNEGVGDLIAFNLTVTKQRQERVAFSEHHTLTRQVLVQRKPDNWRKMKLHEIGRELIRDPVDLIGDSVHVRKGSAYISRLQNLSEEIGGDIHIIEAPVGVTSEDLIKMVAGKEIEYAIADQNVALINQANYDNIDVATPVSLSQRIAWAVRKNSPELQKAINKTLKQLKSGALFNVLYNKYYKNRYAFKKRVKSEFLYVGKGNISPYDSLLQQHADSLGWDWRLLVSQVYQESQFDPTTKSWMGAIGLMQVLSRTGKMFGVTNLYDPVENLKAGVSFLQWLDSNWIEIIPDPEERKLFILASYNVGQGHVQDARNLAIKFGGDPNIWKDNVEYYLEQKSKPEFFNDVVVEFGYCRGSEPVKYVREILERYQHYLELSPQEAAGLSQ
- a CDS encoding DUF4870 domain-containing protein — its product is MEKSSDAAINQNAEISAISKDERVWALLCHISAFACFVFPFGNIIAPLIVWVLKKDESPFIDDQGKEALNFQITVTIFFFISIILIFVVVGIPLLIGLFFFNIIFTIIAALKANDGEKYRYPINMRFID